CAACCGACTTTGCCGTATCGAAAATTTCTTTTAATATTGCGTACTGTCCGCTCAGTCCGCCGGACAAAACGACATCTATACTGTTGTCGATTATAAAATTTCGCAAATGTTCAAGATGATTTTGTTTATAGTTGAGATTGAGCGTGAACACGTTACGGCCGCTCGCTTTCAGTGCGGACGACACTATACAAAGCCCATACGGAAATGGATATGATATATCATCGCGTTCAGCCATTCGCGGCATCACAATCAAATAGTTCAGCCGCTTGCCGTCAGGGCTGGGCAGCTTAATTATGTCGAGGAACTCCTGTGTAACATGCTCTGGCATATTTTCAGTCATAATGATTCTCCCATTCTTGAAATCAGAACTTTCCGCTTGTCGTCCAAAACTCCATCTCATTTGAACAATCGTCCGGGGCGCAACAGTTCTAGCATTTCGGACGCGTTTTGTATCCGCCGCGAAATAGTATTTTTTCTCCGAATAAATTGATAAGTTTGTTGCTGTATTGATCCAAATAGTCAGCGTCGTGCGTACCGTAATCCGGCAAATTGCAGGCAGCGCAGCACTTGTTTTGCCATCTGCCGCCAATTTGCAGCCGTAGGAATTCACGGCGCGTGTTGCCATTCCAAATCTCGCCGAAACTCTCGCGCAGGATATTGCCGAAGATCACGGGAGCTTCGAGCGCACAGCAACCGCCGACATCGCCGTTAGGCATAATCATCACCATATAGAATGGCATAGCGCAAATGTTGACGCTCATCGCCTTTTGACCCGTGTCTTTACGGAGCGTCAAGTCCCCGCCGAGTGTGTCGTAGTCAATCAGTCGCATAGCCGGGCTTAAATGTTCTATAGCCGCCGTATCGCTTATGCCGTCAAAGATTTTGTGGAATTTTCCTTCGCCGTTCTGCTCATCAAGGGCGATGTCTATAATCTTGACATATAAGTCGGTCTCACACTTTTGTAGGTAAAAATATTCAATATTGCTGACAAATTTATCAAAGTCAACATCAAACCCGCACACGCGCTTATACGCGTCTGCGTCGCATCCTTGCAGTGAAATCCGCATACGGTCAAGACCCGAGTTAATCAGCGTGTCCGACATTTCGCGTGTCAGCAGACTGCCGTTAGTCACAATCTCAACGCGCTCCGCGATATTCTGCTGTTTCGCGAGTTTGACCA
This genomic interval from Synergistaceae bacterium contains the following:
- a CDS encoding radical SAM protein, with protein sequence MSIPARTPLIDQLPLASPMSVHIFQSYYCNFRCNYCVHSLSAEQLCKMDFVKQTMPFETYECAVNEFAKLPVPLKALIFAGYGEPLAHPRIADMVKLAKQQNIAERVEIVTNGSLLTREMSDTLINSGLDRMRISLQGCDADAYKRVCGFDVDFDKFVSNIEYFYLQKCETDLYVKIIDIALDEQNGEGKFHKIFDGISDTAAIEHLSPAMRLIDYDTLGGDLTLRKDTGQKAMSVNICAMPFYMVMIMPNGDVGGCCALEAPVIFGNILRESFGEIWNGNTRREFLRLQIGGRWQNKCCAACNLPDYGTHDADYLDQYSNKLINLFGEKILFRGGYKTRPKC